The Larimichthys crocea isolate SSNF chromosome X, L_crocea_2.0, whole genome shotgun sequence genome segment AGTATGGCACAAAACCAATCTTGCTAGGTATGGGTATGGTTGTGGTTTATTCAGACATGCACGTGCCTGCCTGATGTGTGGTGACATCCAACAACCAAGTGAAATTGAGCATGGTATTTGTCCTATAACAACTCATATTATGAGTGGTGAACAACAAACAGTGTTGTTGCTCATCCATCCTAGAAACTCCAATCAAGGATGTGGGCTCGAAGCTTCGGGAGGCTTTAAAGCAGCAGCTGGCCATCATCCATGAACGCGTGGAGGCCAAGAAGCTCGCCAAGCTGGCTCTGGCTGAGGTCAGAGAGATCCTGGctaaagaggaggaggcgaaggAGCTTGAGCTGGGGAGGAAGGAAATATCAGCTAGAGTGAAGGAAAGAGTAGCCACCAggctgaaggaagaggaggagaagatagaaaaagaagagatggagaaggcTCTGGAGAAACTAAGGAAGGAAAAGGCAAAACCACTGgatgagaaagaggaagagggcaAAGATGAGAAGGAAGGGgagaagaaatcaaagaaaggaggagagaaagatgacaagtcagagaaaaagatggagggggagggaaagaaggcacaggaagaagacaaggggagagggaaagagtCTGCCAAAGAAAAACGAAAGAAATCTGACAAAGGAGGCAAGAATTGAGGTCAGATAATCAAGTTTTAGACAGATTTTCATCCTATAGGAAACCACTGTTAGCCATCTTTAATGTTTGGGCAGGTTGGGCGGTACTGACCAAAACGTGTCTGTTGCACCAAGTATCAAAACCCGTTCAAAGTTCTTGTCCTGCTGCCCATGTGATGTCAAATTCTACCCAGACCAGTCAGTGTAGATGAAGCAATTACCACCTGGTCCACATTCTCCTCAGGCGTTGTCATGACTGAACATTATTTCACAAATGAAAGCTTAAATAACGTGCAGCTGAGGTTTTAACCAAACAACACGTGTCATAGCAACAACAGGGTAATGAAACAGTTGCTCTGCTGAAAAGGTTAAAAGTCGTTTCCCAGCTAggctggtttgttttgtttgattgaaatttaatatattttgtgtcGTTCATACCTTTTGGTCATTTTCTGGAGCTAGCGAGCTAGCTACATTCACGCTActatcaaaaaaataaataaaaatctcaaGGGACtgtgatcatttaaaaagtgaGTAAACATCAGCACAGCTGATCATGCTTTAGATTTGACTAGATTGCAAATATTAGGCTTGGtttctccataaaatgtttttctcaatCTAGGGAACTTTATATTCCACTATCATAAATgtgttctcttgttttgtcaATAAAGTTTTTGGTTCCATGTCAATTGCCTTTTTCTTAGCATGTGAAAGCCaattttgtgtgtgcgtgtgcgtgcgtgcgtgtgtcaGGAAGGTGTTGAAACTGTGATTGTACTATGGATTTTTATGAACTCTGGACCAACATCCAGACCTACACAAAGAagttcctctcctttttttaatcacataataatagtaataatctGCAAATGTGACATTATTGTTTGAGAAATGTCAGTCAGCAAAAGAAAACCCACAACTTCTTTCATTTGAACTGCTGAGTCATGTTGTCAATACACAGTGACACGGCAGTCATGCACTGTGTATCTCATTCACGCCTCACTTTCCAGCAATATCAGCTAGATATCTTTATGTATTCTATCTTCATACATTTGCATGGATGACATCCATAAACCTGACAtgtatttaaaatcattaaacatGAGCTGataacactgtacacacacacacaccccaaatGTTTCCTGCCAACAACATGTGCATCATGTCATGTAGGACTGAAAGAGAAAGCTGTCGTCGCCTCCCGTCGTGAAGAAGCCGCTGCCCCAGTGGAGACTCCTGAAGCTGAAGTTGAATCCACACCAGAAGGTACCGCACGTGTTCATTATACACACATTATCACACACACCGGCGTCACCGGGTTCATCAGTCTGTGTATTTGTTATCAGTAAACGGCATGGAGGCTCACACTTCACTCTAAAGGCTTGTGTGGAGTGTAAACACATGTCAATGGGTGGGATACAACTCATGTGACTAATGTGTTATATTATTGGTGATTTACAATCACGTACACAGTAACCTCTGGCATAGTTTTGCACATCTGTAGATCAACATGTGCCTTGTACAGAACAAAAGGCCCTCGCTTCATTGGAGATAGCATTTCATAAATTGTATGAAACAGACTCGCGCTCCAACACCACTAATGCATCTATAAACACTTTGAACAGAGTTGAACAGCGTtatgaagatgaggatgaaaCTGTTCATGCTTTAAAGAATGTGACTGTAAAAGAACTGTTTGATGATAAAGACATGCTGATGAACGCAGGTGACATGATTTCTGTCCAGGATGtagataaatataaaattctCTCTCAGCTGTGTGACATAAACTTTATCAAGCTGAACAGTGACTAACTCTACTTCCTCTGGTCAAtgtgaggtgtgtgtctgtttagcAGGTATCGTCAGCACTCTGTCCGCCCTGTATTGTGTACATTGTCTGTACAAATCACTGTCTGATCTTCAGGCTGTCCCACAATACTTCAGAGTAATTACACTAAAGTATTTGCTCCTCTGAGTTTCTTTATGAAGCTTGATGAACACACCCTGTCAGCTCAAACTACAGATTCCACTCAGTTCACTTCTATCTCAGAACCGGGCTGAGAATAACAGCTGTATCAATGTAAAATTAACTATCTTAACTCTAATGCAgagtatgtgtttattttttaaccctGAGAGAGAGGTGTCAGGAAATGCAAACGGTCCTCACTATTAAATTTATCAGTAATCTGAAAATTACAGTGGATTATTGTGAGGACAAGGTTCACTTTCTAGGGTGGGTCATTAAAAACCTAGGCACATTATCCATTCCTTTATACTTTAGACTAAAAACAGTGTGCCATACCATGAAAGGTTCTATGGATAAAGCTGAAGAGGTGAAACACATCAGCCCCTATTCTCCTCACCCACATGtcataaaatctgtttttagaacgcatattttaaaattaaacccTGAACCAGGCCTCAATTTAAAAGATTTGTCCCCCATTTTCACGTCACAAACCTTCCGCAACAAATGCTGCTAAACCCTAGACCACCACTGTGGCAGCTGCAcacagtgcaacaacacaagcaaGTCTTTTCCATAAAGAGTGCCTGAACTAGTTGTGAATACGGCAAGGACGTATGTAGCTGAAGAAAGATATGAACCTGAAAGAGCTACATGTAGGAGTGAGTGAGATGAACCTGTAGCTGAATAGAGAAAACCATTTGTACCTGGAACACATAATAATGATGTTAGCAGTTAGACACGTGAATAAAGGAGTGTATAGGAGTGTGTAATAATTCTGCTCAGTGGATCGTATGTCTGTAACACGCAGTGAGCCCTCACATTTGAATCATGTGCTTGTCTAGAGAACAAAGTAAAGAATGTAGTACTGATCATCATCTCTCGCTCTCCTCAGCTATTATTGAGCCTGAACCTGTGCCTGTGGAAGATGTGATTGAAGCTGCTGTAGCAGAGGACATTtctgctccaccaccaccaggtgtgtgtgtgtgtgtgtgtgtgtgtgtgtgtgtgtgtgtgtgtgtgtgtgtattgttaaCTGTGTGTTGTCTAACTGTGCTGCATATTAATTATTTCATGATAGTGTAGGTACTGAATCTAGTCTAGTCCTGTTGAGTCTTCTTTGAGAACACCGGACGCACTCCACTGACTCCGATGTTCAAAGAGCCCACGTGTGTTAGTTAGGAGGAGGCGATTTCAAACTCTGAAGTTAAAGATACTGAACACACAATACTGTGAGGACTTCTCAGACTGACCCCACCATGACTCTCCCCAGCGCAGAGCTGCCTCCTGCAGGATGAACTCTGCAAAACACCCTGTCACACtgacaagctgtgtgtgtgtgtgtgtttgtgtgtaaaggACAATGTGTACAATTatgtatttctgtctccagagCCTGAACCTGAGGTAGCAGCTGAGCCTGAGCCTGAATcagaacctgaacctgaaccagagccagagccagagattCCTGAGGTTGGTACAGACCATCAGTGAAACTGTGTCCAGttgcagacattcatgttctgGATGTTCTTTCAGTTTTCAGAAAACGTCCTGCTGAAACTCAAATCAAAGTACACAGGAGGCTCAGTCAGTTGAGTCTGTTAGtgaaacatgcacaaacacaatgtaCCTGTACCTGTATTTAGGTGGTGCATTCCTTTTCAGGTGATTGAGGAAGAGCCAgaggtgctggaggaggaggaggctcctGCTGTGGAAGAAGATGCCCCTGTGGAGGAGGCAGTGGAGGAGGTGTGTAGTTTGTTATTGTGTGTTGCATCATAATTGCATATAAATCACTTCTATTCCCTTCAGGATTAAAACGGATTAACGAGCACACAGAGTCAACAGTCTGCTTCAGAAGCTTGTTTAGGTCTTACAGTTGTGTTTTGAGTGAAGCCTCTTCATGAACTGTTCTTCACTTCTCTGTCAGCCATGAGAAAGCATAGTAACAGCATCAGGAATAGACctgcacacactgctgtgtgtacaTTCTACTTCCTCCCACACACTGGCTTGTTTACTGTCGGcatgtttgttcatttacaaCATTTCAGTCTGTCCAGCCTTCATTCACTCCACAAGATTTGCTAAAAGCACAAAGGAAAATATTAGTTTAAAACAAATGCCCAACAAACAGTGAACCGTGTaactacctgtgtgtgtgtgtgtgtgtgtgtgtgtgtgtgtcacaacaGTGAAGGGTCAATTTATGTTACTCCCACTTTCCCCAAATCAGCAGACTACAAACACCATGCTTATACGAGCCGTTCTGCTGTGTGACCCGGTTTCTCTGTTCATGCTAGAATTGTCTGAAATCGGTCAGCTGTAACTCGACTGTCCTCCAGTCTGCCTGCCAATCAGAGCAGGCGCTCATTAACAGGGAAGCTGCCTGAACGAGAAAGGGCCCGTTCAGTCAAAGTGAACagttggaataaataaaaattataccaAGGTCTTTTTTAACCTTTCATAATGTTGCTTGATTTCAGGCTGCTCCTGTGGAGGAGGAGCCAGCAGAGGAGATGATGGCCGACGAGCAACAGCCTGCAGAGGAGGCAGCACCTGAAGAGCCTGCAGAGGAGGCTGtagaggaggaacaggaggctgctgctgaggaggagCCCACTGCAgaagaggaggctgaggaggtgGCAGCAGAAGTAGAGAGCACTCCTGCTGAAGAAGCTGTTGAGGCTGCTTCTGCTGAAGAAGCTGTGGAAGAGGCtgctgaagaagaggaggctgcAGAAGAGGAGGCTGCCCCTGCTGAAGAGGAGGCTGCCCCTGCTGAAGAGGAGGCTGCTCCTGCTGAAGAGGCGGTAGAGGAGCCCGCTGAAGAGGAGGCTGCTCCTGCTGAAGAGGAGGCTGCTCCTGCTGAAGAGGAGGCTGCTCCTGCAGAAGAAGCTGTTGAGGAGCTCGATGAAGAGGAGGCTGCTCCTGCAGAAGAGGAAGCTGCTCCTGCAGAAGAGGAGGCTGCTCCTGCTGAAGAGGCGGTAGAGGAGCCCGCTGAAGAAGAAGCTGCCCCTGCAGAAGAAGCTGTTGAGGAGGCAGCTCCTGCAGACGAACCTGCTGAGGAGCCAGCTGTAGAAGAGGAGGCAGCTCCAGCCGAGGAACCTGCTCAAGAGGAGGTAGAACTTGCAGAAGAAGCTGTTGAAGAGgcagcagaagaggaggaggctgctgaGGAGACTGCTGAAGAGGAGGCAGTTCCAACAGAAGAAGCTGTTGAAgaggcagcagaagaagaggaggctgcTGAGGAGGCAGCTCCAACAGAAGAAGCTGTTGAGGAGGTagcagcagaagaggaggaggaggcagctcCTTCGGACGAACCTGCTGAGGAGCCAGCTGTagaagaggaggcagcagcagaagaagaagtagcAGAGGAACAAATAGCAGCAGGtaaagagggagggatggaaacAAAAGACCTAGCTGTGGTCAGAATGTTCAGGTTACTCCAgacattaaaggaatagttcaacattttgctgTATGAAAATTGAGTGTGCAGCTAGAAAGACATGAGCTGACCAGACCTCTGTagctgctcctcatctctgcatAACACAGCCAGATGTTTACAAGTAGGAAGAGCACATGAAGGACAAACAGATTATATCTGTGCTTCTGctgctcttcagctgtccatTACACATCTCCAGACACTGTTAGGAGTACTATTTTCAATATTGGAGCTGAAGACCAAAAACTAGTGGAAACAGCTAGTCCTCCTACCTCCACCTCTGAAGCAGAAAGCAGACTGAATAAcatatttatctgtgtttaaATAGTTTACAGGAGTTCTGCtgcctggcaactgctcagACCACAAACTGGTGTGGCAACATGACGCTACCTTAAGATGCCAAATTGtccagattaaacaaacaagatattgATGAAGGACTTTAGAGGTGTCAGAACCACCTGTCTTCATGCCGGCTGTAGTCTGATATTTACAAAGATATGAGAGAATGATAtggatcttctcatctaacactTTGCCACAAAGTCAATAAGTACATTTCCTGAGCTGTCAGGCAAACTCCTTCCTGACACCAGGTTGAAGCAGTTCCAGGTGGCCTGGGATCCAGTTTCAGCTCTTTGACTTGTCTTTAGTTCACTTCAGTGTGACAGTACCTGCAAATGAAATCCATTTCCAGCACTCATTTCCTCCTGCCTGACACAGAGCTTATCAGCACTGATAACTGAACCATCAGGACAGATTAAAGTTCATAAGACACCTTTTATGATGTTCTATATTGTGCTTTAGTAACAATATTCAGAGAAATGAGATTGAATGTTCCCCCACTCGCTTGAGATGGATAGTTGGTCTGTGTCAGAGCTGAAGTGATGTttgaactgtgtgtttttgtttcacattcacagagacagaagaagtatacgaggcagaggaggcagcagaagaaggtgggcacacacacacacactcacacagtacAGTTTCAGTATAAGCCGAGGCCTTGTGAAAGCATATGATTATGATATTTTTAAGATTTCGTGGTctgacttgtgtgtttgtctttgcagcagcagcagaggtttcTGAGACAGAGGAACAGATTCAGGACGAGCCCACAGGTAACCTTCATGCTCATCACGGCTGGTTAACAACTGATTAAACaactctttttattttcaattaacctgctgatttttttcctttttatttgttaaaagaACTTTTAACAGATTCTCTGTTTACAATGTTAAAcctgagaaaagcagcaaacccTCAAGTTTGTGATAAATTGAAACAAGAGAGATTTTGGTATTTAGCTGGACAAATGATCAATTATTATTTGATCATCAGACCAGTTGTCCATTGGTTTTCTGTAGATGGAGTAATTGATGAAATAACTAAACGTGGACAGTCAGACGAGTCAggttgtacagtatgtacatatgCTCCCACTCTTATCCTGGCTCAGAGATGGAGACTACCTTTGTATTACATAATGTTCATAAGTCCAGAGGTGCTGTCTGCAGGAGACGTCTGTTATCATAGCTCTGCTGTCAACGTGGAACTGATAATGTGTTCCTGTGTGAAAGCAGCCAAAGTGCAGCTGACTGTAACATGAAGCCTGTGTGAGGACACGTGTGGAACAGCAGAAGAAGCTTTTATTACATGGAGCGCACTGCATTTcccttcatcacacacacacacacacagtgcagatcATTGGACAAAGACTAAACCAcctgtttgtttccacagaaaCGTAGAGGCTGCCGTCGCAGTCGTCGTGGTGACAGAGCAGGGACCCCACTGATGTTGCATCAGCACCACCTGAGCGCGCTCAGACCAACGATGCACCTCTCCACCTCCAGAGAAACGATTGAGTCGTTATGACAACACTcgcctctcctcccctctccccctccccctccctccctccctccctccctccctccctcatctgtctccccctccctccctctgctttcCTTTGAGTCTTTTGGTATAAATGTGTGAGATGATGGATGAATTGTTTACTAAATATGGTTCTCCTGTTTTTACCCTTCCTGTTTTCACCTGTGTTCATGGCCGTTTGGTTCTGTGTGACTGTGCTCTACCTGCAGACAGTCCATCTCCAAGAGCTGTctggaacttttattttgaagtgtctCAGTGATGCAGTTTGGCTTCCCGTAGCTAAATTCTGTTGCCAAGTAAACCGAAGCCAAAGTTCATAACTTGAGTCCTCAGCAGGGCCGTGGTCTACAGCGAGCTGATGAAGCTTCACACATTCAAAAcgtcaacaaacaaaaaagtgaaCTCTGAACGCTGAGCTGACGTTTCCTGATCAGTCCTGCGATCAGCTCGACGGAGGAAAAGTCTTTCAGATCAAACTGTCTGCCATCTCTGTCGCTGCGTGCGTCTCGCTGTGTGTAGTTCTGGTCACACTGTAGATTCTATGCAAAGCTGTCGTGACGTCTGTGACCTGcctctctccaccctccctccctccctcaccccaTCCCTCACCCTGTCAGTTTATTTACCACTCAGTATGCGTCGACTCCAGGATGAGCCATATGCTAGCACGTGAATTCAGAGAAAAAGCttttgagagtgtgtgagtgtgcgagtgtgtgtggatgtattcCTCATGTACCCCATGATgagtgtgttcttgtgtgttgACAAATCTTTTTGCTCATTAATCCTTCCTGTGAGCTgtgatgtagtttttttttcttctcatttgttCTCTAAACACctttacctctgtgtgtgtgtgttctgtagactctgtttttgttttgtttgtttcatattttctgatCCGATCATGAGACCATCGAACGAGTTTGAACTGAAGACACGACTTTGCCTCTTCAGCTCTG includes the following:
- the asph gene encoding aspartyl/asparaginyl beta-hydroxylase isoform X6 translates to MGDPVTLVESATPPVVTAIPTVIAGEMQDGAKTQSANKNGKKADSGSSSGSFFTWFIVLALLGVWTSVAVVYFDLVDYQGVLDKAKGLQINLSEALQGKLVAYDTDGDGDFDVEDAKVLLDETPGDAAKRGAKKGLKEKAVVASRREEAAAPVETPEAEVESTPEAIIEPEPVPVEDVIEAAVAEDISAPPPPEPEPEVAAEPEPESEPEPEPEPEPEIPEVIEEEPEVLEEEEAPAVEEDAPVEEAVEEAAPVEEEPAEEMMADEQQPAEEAAPEEPAEEAVEEEQEAAAEEEPTAEEEAEEVAAEVESTPAEEAVEAASAEEAVEEAAEEEEAAEEEAAPAEEEAAPAEEEAAPAEEAVEEPAEEEAAPAEEEAAPAEEEAAPAEEAVEELDEEEAAPAEEEAAPAEEEAAPAEEAVEEPAEEEAAPAEEAVEEAAPADEPAEEPAVEEEAAPAEEPAQEEVELAEEAVEEAAEEEEAAEETAEEEAVPTEEAVEEAAEEEEAAEEAAPTEEAVEEVAAEEEEEAAPSDEPAEEPAVEEEAAAEEEVAEEQIAAETEEVYEAEEAAEEAAAEVSETEEQIQDEPTET
- the asph gene encoding aspartyl/asparaginyl beta-hydroxylase isoform X9, producing the protein MGDPVTLVESATPPVVTAIPTVIAGEMQDGAKTQSANKNGKKADSGSSSGSFFTWFIVLALLGVWTSVAVVYFDLVDYQGVLGKLVAYDTDGDGDFDVEDAKVLLGLKEKAVVASRREEAAAPVETPEAEVESTPEAIIEPEPVPVEDVIEAAVAEDISAPPPPEPEPEVAAEPEPESEPEPEPEPEPEIPEVIEEEPEVLEEEEAPAVEEDAPVEEAVEEAAPVEEEPAEEMMADEQQPAEEAAPEEPAEEAVEEEQEAAAEEEPTAEEEAEEVAAEVESTPAEEAVEAASAEEAVEEAAEEEEAAEEEAAPAEEEAAPAEEEAAPAEEAVEEPAEEEAAPAEEEAAPAEEEAAPAEEAVEELDEEEAAPAEEEAAPAEEEAAPAEEAVEEPAEEEAAPAEEAVEEAAPADEPAEEPAVEEEAAPAEEPAQEEVELAEEAVEEAAEEEEAAEETAEEEAVPTEEAVEEAAEEEEAAEEAAPTEEAVEEVAAEEEEEAAPSDEPAEEPAVEEEAAAEEEVAEEQIAAETEEVYEAEEAAEEAAAEVSETEEQIQDEPTET
- the asph gene encoding aspartyl/asparaginyl beta-hydroxylase isoform X5, with translation MGDPVTLVESATPPVVTAIPTVIAGEMQDGAKTQSANKNGKKADSGSSSGSFFTWFIVLALLGVWTSVAVVYFDLVDYQGVLDKAKGLQINLSEALQGKLVAYDTDGDGDFDVEDAKVLLAEQTGVHEERKRRSKDETPGDAAKRGAKKGLKEKAVVASRREEAAAPVETPEAEVESTPEAIIEPEPVPVEDVIEAAVAEDISAPPPPEPEPEVAAEPEPESEPEPEPEPEPEIPEVIEEEPEVLEEEEAPAVEEDAPVEEAVEEAAPVEEEPAEEMMADEQQPAEEAAPEEPAEEAVEEEQEAAAEEEPTAEEEAEEVAAEVESTPAEEAVEAASAEEAVEEAAEEEEAAEEEAAPAEEEAAPAEEEAAPAEEAVEEPAEEEAAPAEEEAAPAEEEAAPAEEAVEELDEEEAAPAEEEAAPAEEEAAPAEEAVEEPAEEEAAPAEEAVEEAAPADEPAEEPAVEEEAAPAEEPAQEEVELAEEAVEEAAEEEEAAEETAEEEAVPTEEAVEEAAEEEEAAEEAAPTEEAVEEVAAEEEEEAAPSDEPAEEPAVEEEAAAEEEVAEEQIAAETEEVYEAEEAAEEAAAEVSETEEQIQDEPTET
- the asph gene encoding aspartyl/asparaginyl beta-hydroxylase isoform X10, which produces MGDPVTLVESATPPVVTAIPTVIAGEMQDGAKTQSANKNGKKADSGSSSGSFFTWFIVLALLGVWTSVAVVYFDLVDYQGVLGLKEKAVVASRREEAAAPVETPEAEVESTPEAIIEPEPVPVEDVIEAAVAEDISAPPPPEPEPEVAAEPEPESEPEPEPEPEPEIPEVIEEEPEVLEEEEAPAVEEDAPVEEAVEEAAPVEEEPAEEMMADEQQPAEEAAPEEPAEEAVEEEQEAAAEEEPTAEEEAEEVAAEVESTPAEEAVEAASAEEAVEEAAEEEEAAEEEAAPAEEEAAPAEEEAAPAEEAVEEPAEEEAAPAEEEAAPAEEEAAPAEEAVEELDEEEAAPAEEEAAPAEEEAAPAEEAVEEPAEEEAAPAEEAVEEAAPADEPAEEPAVEEEAAPAEEPAQEEVELAEEAVEEAAEEEEAAEETAEEEAVPTEEAVEEAAEEEEAAEEAAPTEEAVEEVAAEEEEEAAPSDEPAEEPAVEEEAAAEEEVAEEQIAAETEEVYEAEEAAEEAAAEVSETEEQIQDEPTET
- the asph gene encoding aspartyl/asparaginyl beta-hydroxylase isoform X3, which encodes MGDPVTLVESATPPVVTAIPTVIAGEMQDGAKTQSANKNGKKADSGSSSGSFFTWFIVLALLGVWTSVAVVYFDLVDYQGVLGKLVAYDTDGDGDFDVEDAKVLLAEQTGVHEERKRRSKELPVPRFRRREREKAGTRGTKILAGMRAASLGLDETPGDAAKRGAKKGLKEKAVVASRREEAAAPVETPEAEVESTPEAIIEPEPVPVEDVIEAAVAEDISAPPPPEPEPEVAAEPEPESEPEPEPEPEPEIPEVIEEEPEVLEEEEAPAVEEDAPVEEAVEEAAPVEEEPAEEMMADEQQPAEEAAPEEPAEEAVEEEQEAAAEEEPTAEEEAEEVAAEVESTPAEEAVEAASAEEAVEEAAEEEEAAEEEAAPAEEEAAPAEEEAAPAEEAVEEPAEEEAAPAEEEAAPAEEEAAPAEEAVEELDEEEAAPAEEEAAPAEEEAAPAEEAVEEPAEEEAAPAEEAVEEAAPADEPAEEPAVEEEAAPAEEPAQEEVELAEEAVEEAAEEEEAAEETAEEEAVPTEEAVEEAAEEEEAAEEAAPTEEAVEEVAAEEEEEAAPSDEPAEEPAVEEEAAAEEEVAEEQIAAETEEVYEAEEAAEEAAAEVSETEEQIQDEPTET
- the asph gene encoding aspartyl/asparaginyl beta-hydroxylase isoform X4, which produces MECKEEQSDGAKTQSANKNGKKADSGSSSGSFFTWFIVLALLGVWTSVAVVYFDLVDYQGVLDKAKGLQINLSEALQGKLVAYDTDGDGDFDVEDAKVLLAEQTGVHEERKRRSKELPVPRFRRREREKAGTRGTKILAGMRAASLGLDETPGDAAKRGAKKGLKEKAVVASRREEAAAPVETPEAEVESTPEAIIEPEPVPVEDVIEAAVAEDISAPPPPEPEPEVAAEPEPESEPEPEPEPEPEIPEVIEEEPEVLEEEEAPAVEEDAPVEEAVEEAAPVEEEPAEEMMADEQQPAEEAAPEEPAEEAVEEEQEAAAEEEPTAEEEAEEVAAEVESTPAEEAVEAASAEEAVEEAAEEEEAAEEEAAPAEEEAAPAEEEAAPAEEAVEEPAEEEAAPAEEEAAPAEEEAAPAEEAVEELDEEEAAPAEEEAAPAEEEAAPAEEAVEEPAEEEAAPAEEAVEEAAPADEPAEEPAVEEEAAPAEEPAQEEVELAEEAVEEAAEEEEAAEETAEEEAVPTEEAVEEAAEEEEAAEEAAPTEEAVEEVAAEEEEEAAPSDEPAEEPAVEEEAAAEEEVAEEQIAAETEEVYEAEEAAEEAAAEVSETEEQIQDEPTET
- the asph gene encoding aspartyl/asparaginyl beta-hydroxylase isoform X1, with protein sequence MGDPVTLVESATPPVVTAIPTVIAGEMQDGAKTQSANKNGKKADSGSSSGSFFTWFIVLALLGVWTSVAVVYFDLVDYQGVLDKAKGLQINLSEALQGKLVAYDTDGDGDFDVEDAKVLLAEQTGVHEERKRRSKELPVPRFRRREREKAGTRGTKILAGMRAASLGLDETPGDAAKRGAKKGLKEKAVVASRREEAAAPVETPEAEVESTPEAIIEPEPVPVEDVIEAAVAEDISAPPPPEPEPEVAAEPEPESEPEPEPEPEPEIPEVIEEEPEVLEEEEAPAVEEDAPVEEAVEEAAPVEEEPAEEMMADEQQPAEEAAPEEPAEEAVEEEQEAAAEEEPTAEEEAEEVAAEVESTPAEEAVEAASAEEAVEEAAEEEEAAEEEAAPAEEEAAPAEEEAAPAEEAVEEPAEEEAAPAEEEAAPAEEEAAPAEEAVEELDEEEAAPAEEEAAPAEEEAAPAEEAVEEPAEEEAAPAEEAVEEAAPADEPAEEPAVEEEAAPAEEPAQEEVELAEEAVEEAAEEEEAAEETAEEEAVPTEEAVEEAAEEEEAAEEAAPTEEAVEEVAAEEEEEAAPSDEPAEEPAVEEEAAAEEEVAEEQIAAETEEVYEAEEAAEEAAAEVSETEEQIQDEPTET
- the asph gene encoding aspartyl/asparaginyl beta-hydroxylase isoform X8, coding for MGDPVTLVESATPPVVTAIPTVIAGEMQDGAKTQSANKNGKKADSGSSSGSFFTWFIVLALLGVWTSVAVVYFDLVDYQGVLGKLVAYDTDGDGDFDVEDAKVLLDETPGDAAKRGAKKGLKEKAVVASRREEAAAPVETPEAEVESTPEAIIEPEPVPVEDVIEAAVAEDISAPPPPEPEPEVAAEPEPESEPEPEPEPEPEIPEVIEEEPEVLEEEEAPAVEEDAPVEEAVEEAAPVEEEPAEEMMADEQQPAEEAAPEEPAEEAVEEEQEAAAEEEPTAEEEAEEVAAEVESTPAEEAVEAASAEEAVEEAAEEEEAAEEEAAPAEEEAAPAEEEAAPAEEAVEEPAEEEAAPAEEEAAPAEEEAAPAEEAVEELDEEEAAPAEEEAAPAEEEAAPAEEAVEEPAEEEAAPAEEAVEEAAPADEPAEEPAVEEEAAPAEEPAQEEVELAEEAVEEAAEEEEAAEETAEEEAVPTEEAVEEAAEEEEAAEEAAPTEEAVEEVAAEEEEEAAPSDEPAEEPAVEEEAAAEEEVAEEQIAAETEEVYEAEEAAEEAAAEVSETEEQIQDEPTET
- the asph gene encoding aspartyl/asparaginyl beta-hydroxylase isoform X2 — translated: MASKKSAKMHVKKDGAKTQSANKNGKKADSGSSSGSFFTWFIVLALLGVWTSVAVVYFDLVDYQGVLDKAKGLQINLSEALQGKLVAYDTDGDGDFDVEDAKVLLAEQTGVHEERKRRSKELPVPRFRRREREKAGTRGTKILAGMRAASLGLDETPGDAAKRGAKKGLKEKAVVASRREEAAAPVETPEAEVESTPEAIIEPEPVPVEDVIEAAVAEDISAPPPPEPEPEVAAEPEPESEPEPEPEPEPEIPEVIEEEPEVLEEEEAPAVEEDAPVEEAVEEAAPVEEEPAEEMMADEQQPAEEAAPEEPAEEAVEEEQEAAAEEEPTAEEEAEEVAAEVESTPAEEAVEAASAEEAVEEAAEEEEAAEEEAAPAEEEAAPAEEEAAPAEEAVEEPAEEEAAPAEEEAAPAEEEAAPAEEAVEELDEEEAAPAEEEAAPAEEEAAPAEEAVEEPAEEEAAPAEEAVEEAAPADEPAEEPAVEEEAAPAEEPAQEEVELAEEAVEEAAEEEEAAEETAEEEAVPTEEAVEEAAEEEEAAEEAAPTEEAVEEVAAEEEEEAAPSDEPAEEPAVEEEAAAEEEVAEEQIAAETEEVYEAEEAAEEAAAEVSETEEQIQDEPTET